One Oryza glaberrima chromosome 10, OglaRS2, whole genome shotgun sequence DNA segment encodes these proteins:
- the LOC127753282 gene encoding uncharacterized protein LOC127753282, protein MVVCKCRKATRVYCFVHKVPVCGECICFPEHQLCVVKNYAEWVVNPDYDWPQHCSSCNSVLEAGSEETTRLGCLHVMHTRCLISHIQSYSTQTAPAGYVCPSCSTPIWPPSTIKDTGSRLHSKLKEAIAQTGLEKNVFGNHFVTMPKADTRTPPAFASDPLKRVSISGDRESNGANIINSAIDANVQSGGMYSSATVGSGTPSHVEPEIVEIDGPSPITTQFPEQESNFIRSPSPHGPSAMTRKGANYVERQNSEISYYADDEDANRKKYTKRGTFRHKFLRMLLPFWSSALPTLPVTAPPRKESDAPEGRSRHQKSSRMDPTKILLALAIMACIATMGILYYRLTQRSLSENFIEDEPQ, encoded by the exons atggtCGTCTGCAAATGCCGCAAG GCGACAAGGGTTTATTGCTTCGTGCACAAGGTTCCTGTCTGCGGCGAATGCATCTGCTTCCCGGAGCATCAGTTATGCGTG GTTAAAAATTATGCTGAATGGGTTGTTAATCCTGATTATGACTGGCCACAACACTGTTCATCTTGCAATTCTGTTCTGGAAGCTGGAAGCGAAGAAACTACACGATTGGGTTGCTTGC ATGTGATGCACACAAGATGTTTGATCTCACACATACAAAGTTATTCAACCCAAACTGCACCAGCTGGATATGTTTGTCCTTCATGTTCTACACCT ATATGGCCTCCTTCAACTATTAAAGATACTGGCTCGCGCCTTCACTCTAAACTAAAGGAAGCAATAGCCCAG ACTGGATTGGAGAAGAACGTATTTGGAAATCATTTTGTGACAATGCCTAAAGCTGATACTCGCACCCCTCCTGCTTTTGCTTCAGATCCTCTTAAACGTGTATCCATTTCTGGTGATAGAGAATCAAATGGTGCAAACATAATCAATTCTGCTATAGATGCAAATGTGCAATCTGGTGGAATGTATTCTTCTGCTACTGTGGGATCTGGGACACCTAGTCACGTTGAACCAGAAATAGTTGAAATAGATGGTCCAAGTCCAATAACAACTCAGTTCCCTGAACAGGAGTCCAACTTCATCAGAAGTCCTAGCCCACATGGG CCGAGTGCCATGACAAGAAAAGGTGCTAACTATGTTGAGAGACAAAATTCAGAGATTTCTTATTATGCTGATGATGAGGACGCAAACCGCAAGAAGTATACCAAAAGGG GTACATTCCGTCACAAATTTCTAAGGATGCTGCTACCTTTCTGGTCCAGTGCATTGCCAACACTGCCAGTTACAGCACCTCCTAGAAAAGAGAGTGATGCTCCAGAGGGCCGTTCACGACATCAAAAATCATCAAGAATGGATCCTACAAAGATCTTACTTGCATTGGCGATCAT GGCATGTATAGCAACAATGGGGATACTTTATTACCGTTTGACACAACGCAGTCTTTCCGAGAACTTTATTGAGGATGAACCTCAATAG
- the LOC127786222 gene encoding laccase-15, giving the protein MKRCQSSRPTAAVAAVVAAVSMIIVLVSGTAIPSAAVEHTFVVSQVNMTHLCKEMAFTVVNGQLPGPTIEVTEGDSVTVHVVNKSPYNLTIHWHGVYQLLNCWNDGVPMITQRPIQPNHNFTYRFDVAGQEGTLWWHAHDAFLRGTVHGALIIRPRHGAASYPFPRPHREVPIIIGEWWEKDLPQVDRNMTNGYFDDYSSGSTINGKLGDLFNCSGVLEDGYVLDVEPGKTYLLRIINAALFSEYFLKIAGHRFTVVASDANYLTPYSTDVVVIAPGETLDAIVVADAPPSGRYYIAAQPIQAPPPDTQTPEYATRGTLQYSSNNRNSSAAAMPEMPHQHDTMRSFYFRGNLTAGARLHRHGRRRVPERADESLFVTLGLGSVCRHGGASCKRGGNLKESIVVANVNNVSFHIPAAAATPILEAHYYHRLHAGAGAGEEEEELAERPPRAYNYTDQALTPFGPEEMRLEATSRAVVTRRFRHGATVDVVFQSTAMLQGDSNPMHLHGHDVFLLAQGIGIYDAARDEGKFNLVNPPRKNTVLVPNLGWAAVRFVADNPGAWLMHCHFEFHLSMGMAAVFIVEDGPTVDTSLPPPPEDF; this is encoded by the exons ATGAAGCGCTGCCAGAGCTcccggccgacggcggcagTAGCTGCCGTCGTTGCAGCTGTCTCCATGATCATCGTCCTCGTCTCCGGCACGGCCATCCCGTCGGCGGCCGTCGAGCACACGTTCGTG GTGAGCCAGGTGAACATGACGCACTTGTGCAAGGAGATGGCGTTCACGGTGGTGAACGGGCAGCTCCCGGGGCCGACGATAGAGGTCACCGAGGGAGACTCCGTGACCGTGCACGTTGTCAACAAGTCGCCATACAACTTAACAATCCATTG GCATGGAGTGTACCAGTTGCTGAACTGTTGGAACGACGGGGTGCCGATGATCACCCAGCGCCCCATCCAGCCCAACCACAACTTCACCTACCGGTTCGACGTCGCCGGGCAGGAAGGCACCCTGTGGTGGCACGCGCATGACGCCTTTCTCCGGGGAACCGTACACGGTGCTCTCATCATACGCCCTAGGCACGGCGCTGCCTCCTATCCCTTCCCCAGGCCTCACAGGGAGGTCCCCATCATCATAG GGGAGTGGTGGGAGAAGGATCTTCCACAGGTGGACAGGAACATGACCAACGGTTACTTTGATGATTACTCCAGTGGGTCAACAATTAACGGCAAGCTTGGAGATCTCTTCAATTGCTCCG GCGTGTTGGAAGATGGGTACGTGCTGGACGTAGAACCTGGCAAGACGTACCTGCTGCGAATAATCAACGCGGCGCTCTTCTCTGAGTACTTCCTCAAGATCGCCGGCCACAGGTTCACGGTGGTCGCCTCCGACGCCAACTACCTCACTCCCTACAGCAccgacgtcgtcgtcatcgcgcCCGGCGAGACGCTCGACGCCAttgtcgtcgccgacgcgcCCCCGTCCGGCAGGTACTACATCGCCGCCCAGCCCAtccaggcgccgccgcccgacacGCAGACGCCGGAGTACGCCACCAGAGGCACGCTGCAGTACAGCAGCAACAACAGGAACTCGTCCGCCGCTGCCATGCCGGAGATGCCGCACCAGCACGACACGATGAGATCGTTCTACTTCCGCGGCAACCTGACGGCCGGcgcgcgcctccaccgccacggCCGGCGGCGTGTCCCGGAGCGCGCCGACGAGAGCCTGTTCGTCACGCTCGGCCTCGGCTCCGTCTGCCGCCACGGCGGTGCGTCCTGCAAGAGAGGGGGCAACCTGAAGGAGTCCATCGTGGTGGCGAACGTGAACAACGTCTCGTTCCAcatccccgccgcggcggcgacgccgatcCTGGAGGCGCACTACTaccaccgcctccacgccggcgccggcgccggcgaggaggaggaggagctcgccgagcGGCCGCCGAGGGCGTACAACTACACGGACCAGGCGCTGACGCCGTTCGGGCCGGAGGAGATGCGGCTGGAGGCGACGTCGAGGGCGGTGGTGACGCGGCGGTTCAGGCACGGCGCGACGGTGGACGTGGTGTTCCAGAGCACGGCGATGCTGCAGGGGGACTCGAACCCGATGCACCTGCACGGCCACGACGTGTTCCTGCTGGCGCAGGGCATCGGCATCTACGACGCGGCGAGGGATGAGGGCAAGTTCAACCTGGTGAACCCGCCGAGGAAGAACACCGTGCTCGTCCCCAATCTTGGCTGGGCAGCCGTCCGATTTGTCGCCGACAATCCAG GGGCATGGTTAATGCATTGCCACTTCGAATTCCATTTGTCGATGGGCATGGCTGCAGTGTTCATTGTAGAGGATGGGCCAACAGTGGATACATCTCTCCCCCCACCACCAGAAGATTTCTAG